In Lagopus muta isolate bLagMut1 chromosome 6, bLagMut1 primary, whole genome shotgun sequence, one DNA window encodes the following:
- the TCP11L1 gene encoding T-complex protein 11-like protein 1 isoform X1, with amino-acid sequence MLSNSLPKIKVRMVASCIILSFQRKQLKMSQNPHKPHSSEEKLSALEDDQESLDNSEQSIRKRIQQSVPGSRGDDTPKSSPPRPVSVEELMETAKGVTNMALVHEIVVNRDFQIKPAELPEHSLEKKVREIVHKVFWDCLEAQLKEEPPTYDHAIKLLGEIKENLLSFLLPGHTRLRNQIMEVLDLDLIKQEAENGALDIAKLIEFVTGMMGTLCAPARDEEIKKLKDTHEIVPLFRAIFSVLDLMKMDMANFAITSIRPKLMQQSAEYERKKFQEFLEKQPNSLDLVTDWLQEAADDLAKLRHKKFPPPSSAVGAAGGAAALCSTAIQNQAYLKLLKWDHTNRPFPETVLMDQRRFQEIQLELEQLLMAGTVLLVTFNAAGAALIDVPGFAEKIKTIVRVLLTGMHLPSFNLKESLATIGEKVCAEVNSCLSQHGFAPFTAEKETVLKGQIQAVANPDNTICKLIDSRIQKFLEHCLASSHQKAVPTVPGGLGPIQRELEEIAVKYVRLVNYNKMVFSPYYDAVLGKILTKEEPQLVGMPEES; translated from the exons ATGCTGTCAAACAGCCTTCCTAAAATCAAAGTCAGAATGGTAGCCTCCTGTATAATACTGAGTTTTCAGAG gaaacaaCTGAAAATGTCTCAGAATCCCCACAAGCCGCATTCAAGCGAAGAAAAGTTGAGTGCCTTGGAGGATGATCAAGAGAGCTTGGACAACTCGGAGCAGTCTATCAGGAAGAGAATACAACAAAGTGTTCCAGGTTCACGTGGAGATGATACACCAAAGT CTAGCCCTCCTCGGCCCGTGTCAGTGGAAGAGTTAATGGAAACAGCTAAGGGAGTAACCAACATGGCACTAGTACACGAGATTGTTGTTAATAGAGACTTCCAGATCAAACCAGCTGAGTTACCAGAACACAG cttggaaaaaaaagtaagagagATTGTGCACAAAGTTTTCTGGGATTGTCTGGAAGCTCAGCTGAAGGAAGAGCCACCGACATACGACCACGCAATTAAACTGTTGGGAGAAATTAAAGAG aatcttctgtcttttttacTTCCTGGTCATACAAGATTAAGAAACCAGATTATGGAAGTTCTTGATCTGGATTTGATAAAACAGGAGGCCGAAAATGGGGCTCTGGACATTGCTAAGTTGATAGAATTTGTTACTGGAATGATGGGGACTCTCTGTGCTCCCGCTCGAgatgaagaaattaagaaactgaaagatACACATGAAATAGTTCCtctcttcag agcAATTTTCTCTGTGTTAGACCTAATGAAAATGGATATGGCGAACTTCGCTATCACTAGTATTAGGCCAAAATTAATGCAGCAGTCTGCTgaatatgaaagaaagaagtttcagGAGTTTCTTGAGAAACAGCCAA ATTCTTTAGACCTTGTCACAGACTGGttgcaggaagcagcagatgATCTTGCAAAGCTGAGACATAAAAAGTTCCCTccccccagcagtgctgttggtgctgctggtggagctgctgcGTTGTGCTCCACTGCCATACAGAATCAGGCATATCTGAAGCTGCTGAAGTGGGATCACACAAACAGGCCTTTCCCAGAA ACAGTGCTCATGGACCAGAGGCGCTTTCAGGAAATACAGCTGGAACTGGAGCAGCTCCTCATGGCTGGGACTGTCCTTCTGGTCACGTTCAATGCAGCGGGTGCAGCTCTCATCGATGTGCCTGGATTTGCTgagaaaatcaaaaccattGTCAGAGTGCTGCTGACAGGAATGCATCTCCC CTCCTTTAACCTGAAGGAGTCTTTGGCCACCATTGGTGAGAAGGTGTGTGCTGAAGTCAACAGCTGCCTTTCCCAGCATGGCTTTGCACCGTTCACAGCTGAGAAAGAAACTGTGCTGAAAGGACAGATCCAAGCAGTGGCCAACCCTGATAACACCATCTGTAAACTAATAG ATTCTCGAATTCAGAAGTTTCTGGAGCATTGTCTTGCATCTAGTCACCAGAAAGCAGTGCCGACTGTTCCTGGAGGATTAGGCCCTATTCAGAGAGAGCTGGAAGAGATTGCTGTCAAGTATGTTCGTCTTGTCAACTACAACAAGATGGTCTTCAGTCCTTACTACGATGCTGTTCTTGGCAAAATACTGACTAAGGAAGAACCCCAGCTTGTAGGGATGCCGGAGGAATCGTGA
- the TCP11L1 gene encoding T-complex protein 11-like protein 1 isoform X3 has product MSQNPHKPHSSEEKLSALEDDQESLDNSEQSIRKRIQQSVPGSRGDDTPKSSPPRPVSVEELMETAKGVTNMALVHEIVVNRDFQIKPAELPEHSLEKKVREIVHKVFWDCLEAQLKEEPPTYDHAIKLLGEIKENLLSFLLPGHTRLRNQIMEVLDLDLIKQEAENGALDIAKLIEFVTGMMGTLCAPARDEEIKKLKDTHEIVPLFRAIFSVLDLMKMDMANFAITSIRPKLMQQSAEYERKKFQEFLEKQPNSLDLVTDWLQEAADDLAKLRHKKFPPPSSAVGAAGGAAALCSTAIQNQAYLKLLKWDHTNRPFPETVLMDQRRFQEIQLELEQLLMAGTVLLVTFNAAGAALIDVPGFAEKIKTIVRVLLTGMHLPSFNLKESLATIGEKVCAEVNSCLSQHGFAPFTAEKETVLKGQIQAVANPDNTICKLIDSRIQKFLEHCLASSHQKAVPTVPGGLGPIQRELEEIAVKYVRLVNYNKMVFSPYYDAVLGKILTKEEPQLVGMPEES; this is encoded by the exons ATGTCTCAGAATCCCCACAAGCCGCATTCAAGCGAAGAAAAGTTGAGTGCCTTGGAGGATGATCAAGAGAGCTTGGACAACTCGGAGCAGTCTATCAGGAAGAGAATACAACAAAGTGTTCCAGGTTCACGTGGAGATGATACACCAAAGT CTAGCCCTCCTCGGCCCGTGTCAGTGGAAGAGTTAATGGAAACAGCTAAGGGAGTAACCAACATGGCACTAGTACACGAGATTGTTGTTAATAGAGACTTCCAGATCAAACCAGCTGAGTTACCAGAACACAG cttggaaaaaaaagtaagagagATTGTGCACAAAGTTTTCTGGGATTGTCTGGAAGCTCAGCTGAAGGAAGAGCCACCGACATACGACCACGCAATTAAACTGTTGGGAGAAATTAAAGAG aatcttctgtcttttttacTTCCTGGTCATACAAGATTAAGAAACCAGATTATGGAAGTTCTTGATCTGGATTTGATAAAACAGGAGGCCGAAAATGGGGCTCTGGACATTGCTAAGTTGATAGAATTTGTTACTGGAATGATGGGGACTCTCTGTGCTCCCGCTCGAgatgaagaaattaagaaactgaaagatACACATGAAATAGTTCCtctcttcag agcAATTTTCTCTGTGTTAGACCTAATGAAAATGGATATGGCGAACTTCGCTATCACTAGTATTAGGCCAAAATTAATGCAGCAGTCTGCTgaatatgaaagaaagaagtttcagGAGTTTCTTGAGAAACAGCCAA ATTCTTTAGACCTTGTCACAGACTGGttgcaggaagcagcagatgATCTTGCAAAGCTGAGACATAAAAAGTTCCCTccccccagcagtgctgttggtgctgctggtggagctgctgcGTTGTGCTCCACTGCCATACAGAATCAGGCATATCTGAAGCTGCTGAAGTGGGATCACACAAACAGGCCTTTCCCAGAA ACAGTGCTCATGGACCAGAGGCGCTTTCAGGAAATACAGCTGGAACTGGAGCAGCTCCTCATGGCTGGGACTGTCCTTCTGGTCACGTTCAATGCAGCGGGTGCAGCTCTCATCGATGTGCCTGGATTTGCTgagaaaatcaaaaccattGTCAGAGTGCTGCTGACAGGAATGCATCTCCC CTCCTTTAACCTGAAGGAGTCTTTGGCCACCATTGGTGAGAAGGTGTGTGCTGAAGTCAACAGCTGCCTTTCCCAGCATGGCTTTGCACCGTTCACAGCTGAGAAAGAAACTGTGCTGAAAGGACAGATCCAAGCAGTGGCCAACCCTGATAACACCATCTGTAAACTAATAG ATTCTCGAATTCAGAAGTTTCTGGAGCATTGTCTTGCATCTAGTCACCAGAAAGCAGTGCCGACTGTTCCTGGAGGATTAGGCCCTATTCAGAGAGAGCTGGAAGAGATTGCTGTCAAGTATGTTCGTCTTGTCAACTACAACAAGATGGTCTTCAGTCCTTACTACGATGCTGTTCTTGGCAAAATACTGACTAAGGAAGAACCCCAGCTTGTAGGGATGCCGGAGGAATCGTGA
- the DEPDC7 gene encoding DEP domain-containing protein 7 — MATVREKAAALSLSAVCSPAARPPGFSLAQKPFGATYVWSSIISALQTQVEVKKRRQNLKCYHDCFIGSDAVDVVFAHLLQNKYFGDVDISRAKVVRVCQALMDYKVFEAVSRRVFGKDKRSVFEDSSSSLYRFTNVSSQADLDKDYQQCTPQRHQKNMLYNTTPLKAESLEDLWENLSLKPANTPQVNISESLSRRVINEVWREQTIARLLQLVDLPLLDSLLEHQEVKPQLPQPKKDSGYVITSNYLDREILKAFSDSQTDEWLSSAIDCLEYLPDHMVVDISRNLPDQLDKADTWKLLLFENIGRYYGQKKEPLLSHAPEIHSGIAELLVNGKMEQSLEAIQLYLKLLDSQIREEFRRLLYFMAVAAHNTELKLQKESDNRMVVKRTFSKAIINNKSLSRGKTDLLILFLVDHQKDVLKIPGTLHKMVSNKLVALQEGQDPSKITGYTFCQKLDEREYRLNTEKTTKDELLSLLKAIDEDSKLSDKEKKRLLGQFHSSNPSIFMQYFGDRVSNMCV; from the exons ATGGCCACGGTGCGAGAGAAGGCGGCGGCGTTGAGCCTGAGCGCGGTGTGCAGCCCCGCCGCCAGGCCGCCGG GCTTTAGCTTGGCCCAGAAGCCATTTGGAGCAACGTATGTCTGGAGCAGCATTATCAGCGCACTTCAAACTCAAGTGGAAGTGAAAAAGCGCCGTCAGAACCTGAAGTGCTATCATGACTGTTTCATTGGTTCGGATGCAGTGGATGTCGTGTTTGCCCATCTTCTACAGAACAAGTATTTTGGGGATGTTGATATTTCCCGTGCAAAAGTAGTGCGAGTGTGTCAAGCGCTAATGGACTACAAAGTGTTTGAGGCTGTCTCGAGGAGGGTCTTTGGAAAAGACAAACGCTCCGTGTTTGAGGACAGTAGCAGTAGCCTCTACAGATTCACAAATGTCTCAAGCCAAGCGGATCTTGATAAAGATTACCAGCAGTGTACGCCACAAAG gcaTCAGAAGAACATGCTGTACAACACTACTCCtctcaaagcagaaagcttGGAGGATCTCTGGGAAAACCTGAGTTTAAAGCCTGCAAATACCCCTCAAGTAAACATCTCAGAAAGTTTGTCTCGTCGAG TTATTAATGAGGTCTGGCGAGAACAAACCATTGCTCGTCTGCTGCAGCTTGTAGACCTTCCACTCCTTGACTCCTTGCTTGAGCACCAGGAAGTCAAGCCTCAGCTTCCACAACCAAAGAAGGACTCTGGATATGTCATCACGAGCAACTACTTGGACAGAGAGATTCTCAAGGCTTTCAGTGACTCACA GACAGATGAATGGCTCTCATCAGCAATAGATTGCTTGGAATATCTTCCTGATCATATGGTGGTAGACATCAGCAGGAACTTGCCCGATCAACTGGATAAAGCTGATACATGGAAACTActgctgtttgaaaatattGGTAGATACTATGGCCAGAAAAAGGAGCCGCTGTTGAGCCACGCACCTGAAATTCATTCAGGAATTGCAGAACTACTAG TGAATGGGAAGATGGAACAATCTCTAGAAGCTATTCAACTCTATTTAAAACTTCTAGACAGTCAAATCAGGGAGGAGTTCAGAAGATTACTGTATTTTATGGCTGTTGCTGCCCATAACACCGAGCTCAAACTACAGAAGGAG AGTGACAACAGGATGGTTGTGAAAAGAACTTTCTCTAAAGCTATTATCAACAATAAATCCTTATCCAGAGGGAAAACGGACCTTCTGATCTTGTTCCTTGTGGACCACCAAAAAGATGTCTTAAAG ATCCCAGGGACACTGCATAAAATGGTCAGCAATAAATTAGTGGCTTTGCAGGAAGGCCAAGATCCTAGTAAGATAACAG GTTACACATTTTGCCAAAAGCTTGATGAAAGAGAGTATCGTTTGAATACAGAGAAGACCACAAAAGATGAGCTATTATCTCTGCTGAAAGCTATTGATGAAGATTCAAAGCTCtctgacaaagagaaaaagagactgCTAGGTCAGTTTCATAGTAGTAATCCAAGTATTTTTATGCAGTATTTTGGAGACAGAGTTAGTAATATGTGCGTGTGa
- the TCP11L1 gene encoding T-complex protein 11-like protein 1 isoform X2, with amino-acid sequence MAADGLLRSERLSQQRKQLKMSQNPHKPHSSEEKLSALEDDQESLDNSEQSIRKRIQQSVPGSRGDDTPKSSPPRPVSVEELMETAKGVTNMALVHEIVVNRDFQIKPAELPEHSLEKKVREIVHKVFWDCLEAQLKEEPPTYDHAIKLLGEIKENLLSFLLPGHTRLRNQIMEVLDLDLIKQEAENGALDIAKLIEFVTGMMGTLCAPARDEEIKKLKDTHEIVPLFRAIFSVLDLMKMDMANFAITSIRPKLMQQSAEYERKKFQEFLEKQPNSLDLVTDWLQEAADDLAKLRHKKFPPPSSAVGAAGGAAALCSTAIQNQAYLKLLKWDHTNRPFPETVLMDQRRFQEIQLELEQLLMAGTVLLVTFNAAGAALIDVPGFAEKIKTIVRVLLTGMHLPSFNLKESLATIGEKVCAEVNSCLSQHGFAPFTAEKETVLKGQIQAVANPDNTICKLIDSRIQKFLEHCLASSHQKAVPTVPGGLGPIQRELEEIAVKYVRLVNYNKMVFSPYYDAVLGKILTKEEPQLVGMPEES; translated from the exons ATGGCAGCGGATGGACTGCTGCGGAGCGAGCGGCTGAGCCAACAA aggaaacaaCTGAAAATGTCTCAGAATCCCCACAAGCCGCATTCAAGCGAAGAAAAGTTGAGTGCCTTGGAGGATGATCAAGAGAGCTTGGACAACTCGGAGCAGTCTATCAGGAAGAGAATACAACAAAGTGTTCCAGGTTCACGTGGAGATGATACACCAAAGT CTAGCCCTCCTCGGCCCGTGTCAGTGGAAGAGTTAATGGAAACAGCTAAGGGAGTAACCAACATGGCACTAGTACACGAGATTGTTGTTAATAGAGACTTCCAGATCAAACCAGCTGAGTTACCAGAACACAG cttggaaaaaaaagtaagagagATTGTGCACAAAGTTTTCTGGGATTGTCTGGAAGCTCAGCTGAAGGAAGAGCCACCGACATACGACCACGCAATTAAACTGTTGGGAGAAATTAAAGAG aatcttctgtcttttttacTTCCTGGTCATACAAGATTAAGAAACCAGATTATGGAAGTTCTTGATCTGGATTTGATAAAACAGGAGGCCGAAAATGGGGCTCTGGACATTGCTAAGTTGATAGAATTTGTTACTGGAATGATGGGGACTCTCTGTGCTCCCGCTCGAgatgaagaaattaagaaactgaaagatACACATGAAATAGTTCCtctcttcag agcAATTTTCTCTGTGTTAGACCTAATGAAAATGGATATGGCGAACTTCGCTATCACTAGTATTAGGCCAAAATTAATGCAGCAGTCTGCTgaatatgaaagaaagaagtttcagGAGTTTCTTGAGAAACAGCCAA ATTCTTTAGACCTTGTCACAGACTGGttgcaggaagcagcagatgATCTTGCAAAGCTGAGACATAAAAAGTTCCCTccccccagcagtgctgttggtgctgctggtggagctgctgcGTTGTGCTCCACTGCCATACAGAATCAGGCATATCTGAAGCTGCTGAAGTGGGATCACACAAACAGGCCTTTCCCAGAA ACAGTGCTCATGGACCAGAGGCGCTTTCAGGAAATACAGCTGGAACTGGAGCAGCTCCTCATGGCTGGGACTGTCCTTCTGGTCACGTTCAATGCAGCGGGTGCAGCTCTCATCGATGTGCCTGGATTTGCTgagaaaatcaaaaccattGTCAGAGTGCTGCTGACAGGAATGCATCTCCC CTCCTTTAACCTGAAGGAGTCTTTGGCCACCATTGGTGAGAAGGTGTGTGCTGAAGTCAACAGCTGCCTTTCCCAGCATGGCTTTGCACCGTTCACAGCTGAGAAAGAAACTGTGCTGAAAGGACAGATCCAAGCAGTGGCCAACCCTGATAACACCATCTGTAAACTAATAG ATTCTCGAATTCAGAAGTTTCTGGAGCATTGTCTTGCATCTAGTCACCAGAAAGCAGTGCCGACTGTTCCTGGAGGATTAGGCCCTATTCAGAGAGAGCTGGAAGAGATTGCTGTCAAGTATGTTCGTCTTGTCAACTACAACAAGATGGTCTTCAGTCCTTACTACGATGCTGTTCTTGGCAAAATACTGACTAAGGAAGAACCCCAGCTTGTAGGGATGCCGGAGGAATCGTGA
- the TCP11L1 gene encoding T-complex protein 11-like protein 1 isoform X4 has protein sequence MLSNSLPKIKVRMVASCIILSFQRKQLKMSQNPHKPHSSEEKLSALEDDQESLDNSEQSIRKRIQQSVPGSRGDDTPKSSPPRPVSVEELMETAKGVTNMALVHEIVVNRDFQIKPAELPEHSLEKKVREIVHKVFWDCLEAQLKEEPPTYDHAIKLLGEIKENLLSFLLPGHTRLRNQIMEVLDLDLIKQEAENGALDIAKLIEFVTGMMGTLCAPARDEEIKKLKDTHEIVPLFRAIFSVLDLMKMDMANFAITSIRPKLMQQSAEYERKKFQEFLEKQPNSLDLVTDWLQEAADDLAKLRHKKFPPPSSAVGAAGGAAALCSTAIQNQAYLKLLKWDHTNRPFPETVLMDQRRFQEIQLELEQLLMAGTVLLVTFNAAGAALIDVPGFAEKIKTIVRVLLTGMHLPFSNSEVSGALSCI, from the exons ATGCTGTCAAACAGCCTTCCTAAAATCAAAGTCAGAATGGTAGCCTCCTGTATAATACTGAGTTTTCAGAG gaaacaaCTGAAAATGTCTCAGAATCCCCACAAGCCGCATTCAAGCGAAGAAAAGTTGAGTGCCTTGGAGGATGATCAAGAGAGCTTGGACAACTCGGAGCAGTCTATCAGGAAGAGAATACAACAAAGTGTTCCAGGTTCACGTGGAGATGATACACCAAAGT CTAGCCCTCCTCGGCCCGTGTCAGTGGAAGAGTTAATGGAAACAGCTAAGGGAGTAACCAACATGGCACTAGTACACGAGATTGTTGTTAATAGAGACTTCCAGATCAAACCAGCTGAGTTACCAGAACACAG cttggaaaaaaaagtaagagagATTGTGCACAAAGTTTTCTGGGATTGTCTGGAAGCTCAGCTGAAGGAAGAGCCACCGACATACGACCACGCAATTAAACTGTTGGGAGAAATTAAAGAG aatcttctgtcttttttacTTCCTGGTCATACAAGATTAAGAAACCAGATTATGGAAGTTCTTGATCTGGATTTGATAAAACAGGAGGCCGAAAATGGGGCTCTGGACATTGCTAAGTTGATAGAATTTGTTACTGGAATGATGGGGACTCTCTGTGCTCCCGCTCGAgatgaagaaattaagaaactgaaagatACACATGAAATAGTTCCtctcttcag agcAATTTTCTCTGTGTTAGACCTAATGAAAATGGATATGGCGAACTTCGCTATCACTAGTATTAGGCCAAAATTAATGCAGCAGTCTGCTgaatatgaaagaaagaagtttcagGAGTTTCTTGAGAAACAGCCAA ATTCTTTAGACCTTGTCACAGACTGGttgcaggaagcagcagatgATCTTGCAAAGCTGAGACATAAAAAGTTCCCTccccccagcagtgctgttggtgctgctggtggagctgctgcGTTGTGCTCCACTGCCATACAGAATCAGGCATATCTGAAGCTGCTGAAGTGGGATCACACAAACAGGCCTTTCCCAGAA ACAGTGCTCATGGACCAGAGGCGCTTTCAGGAAATACAGCTGGAACTGGAGCAGCTCCTCATGGCTGGGACTGTCCTTCTGGTCACGTTCAATGCAGCGGGTGCAGCTCTCATCGATGTGCCTGGATTTGCTgagaaaatcaaaaccattGTCAGAGTGCTGCTGACAGGAATGCATCTCCC ATTCTCGAATTCAGAAGTTTCTGGAGCATTGTCTTGCATCTAG